The Ahaetulla prasina isolate Xishuangbanna chromosome 5, ASM2864084v1, whole genome shotgun sequence genomic sequence gttagcaaagttaggttagggttagcaaagctggctgaggaactctgggagttgaagtccacaaaccttgaagttactaagattggagacccctgatcttaaaaaatacaaataaaataaaataataaaatatttgtgcagctttctgagatttggtgtgtttctgtagtgttccactctaactacacaaacacacaaaatctcacagtggcattttgtgtgtgtgtgtgtgtgtatgtgagtgagtcagttgtggtgtgtgtgtgtaaagtgtgaaagttggtttttgagctttttgtggctgtgtgaggttcctgtttgttgcaggggccattttgggtgaagtgcagctgcttttacattgtgtgtgagtcagttgtgttgtgttgtgtgtgtgtaaagtgtgaaagttggtttttggtacctcttattgttttgtatacttcgtttattatttttattatttattgttattggccacgcccacccagtcatctgaccaccaagccggtgaatagcgcaggctggtaaagcctgttattaagaacacaaagcctgcaattactgcaggttcgagcccggcccaaggttgactcagccttccatcctttataaggtaggtaaaatgaggacccagattgttgggggggcaataagttgactttataaaaatatacaaatagaatgagactattgccttatacactgtaagccgccctgagtcttcggagaagggcggggtataaatgtaaacaaaaaaaacaaaaaaaaaagccacgcccacataaccagtagggaaaatttttagatttcacccctgagccttGCCCTCTTTCCCCAGCACTGGCAAAGGGGCTCAGGTCTTGTGCAGTTGCCAATCTCCTCCAGCATCCATGGGCTCCTGCACCAGAGCCCTTGCCTGCCAGTAAACACCCATCCCCCTGCAGCTTAACCCTTCCCCTTCTGGCTGGGTGTCTCCTAGTCCTGTGAAAGAGAAGCGGGAGCTACCCTGAAGGTTCCAAGGAGGGGGCATGGAAGTCACTTCCTGCTCCAGAGCAGAGGTGCTTCCTCTGGGGCtcggccagggccagggccaaggCTTCAAGGGCATCTCCTTTCAACGGGGCCAAACAGACCAGAGCAGCTGGGCACCAACCAGCCAAGCAGGGcaaactccagagccttcagagctTCAAAAACTGGCATGCAGGCTCCccttcctcaggagtggggaggcggCTTTAAAAAGGGACAAGACACAGCCAAATAAATAGGACTCCTCCCACCCaggaagagagaggggacagaggccCAATGAGCACAGCCTGTTTGAAGGGTTGGGATTCAAGCTGCCTCCACCTGCCGGCTCCCGCAAAGCCACCAACAGGCAGAAAACCAGGTGGGAAACCCCTAAGAGAAGGCATGAAAGTCACCTCCGCATTCTCTCCAGAATGGCACTTATCCACCCAATCCCCACAGAGAATCTGGAGCGGGTCCAGGAGGCCCAAGGCAAAACCTCGGAGTAGGTGGctcaggtgggcggggccaagatAAGTTGGGGATTTATCAGGGAGGCAACAGGTACCAGCAGGTGCCCAGTCCAGGTGGAAGCTTGCAAGAGCCAGGCCGACAGGTAAGGCTAAGCCAGATCTCTCCCCAGCCCAAGATCCAGCTGTGGCATCTCTTGAGGCCATTAGCAGGGAACTGGGCAGGCAGAATCCCAGGGAAAAACCTGAGAAGGGAAGCTCAGAAAGGGGAGGCTCTCTTGTCCTTGAGGAGAGGGCTCTGGGTTATGGGCAAGCTGTTCATTGCCCCTGCCCCCACCCAATGGGGGCTGACCCACCAGGCCAGACTATTTATCTGTGGGACTGTATGCTTGGGGTGGGGCACACACTGACCAAGGTAAAAAACCCGTTTCTTCTCAACCATCTTGACAAAGATTTGAACTCCCCCttccctgggaacaggctgccctGTCCCtcttcccccccatgcccagctgacccCTGGCAGTGCTTGGCCAAGGATACAGGAGGTGAGCCAGGCCCTCGATGCCCTTGGCGATCTCACAGCACAGGCCGGGAGGgtgggcccctcctcctcctcttgcagccGACTGCCTGCCTCCCCTGGAGGGCAGCACAAGGACAGAGAGTCCTGAGGATGAGTCCTGCCCAGCCTCCCAACAGAGCCACAGACTGGGGGAGCCGGGCCCCTCCACCCTCCTCTCTGGCCTTGGAGAAGGCAGAGTTGCTGTGGGGATCACCAGCTTGGGTCACCCGGAGAATGAGCTCAGTTCAGCTAGACTTGCCTGTGGCTTgtgctgggggaggggggtcaTGAATGAAGTAATAACTAGCTACCTGTCTCCATTTAGGCCTGGGGTGGCTTCCCTACAGGTTGAATGCAGAAAATTAAACGTTTTTTGGAGACATGTCACataagacagggagggaggggggcttgCCTGCCTCttttccatccacccacccacccaccttatCCCCCATGGGGCCCTGAGGCCAAACCTCCAAGAATTCAGCCACTGTGTTCATAGCTGGGTGTTTCGCACCTCCCAGAACTTCAACTAGTCTCAGCCACTACCTGGTCTGCTCCTTTCTGACCACAGGCCGGTATACCACGGATCCCTCCAAAGCCCCTTGGCCCAGTCCTTCCACAGCCAACCAAAGAAGCCAGGAAAATCCCTCCGTGGGCTTCCAGTAAACAGGCCACCCAGACGGGCGGAAGGGGCATCCAGTCAGGGAGGTCGGCTCTTGGGGGGAAGGAGCGAGACCCGCAGTACTGGCTGGCTGGCGGGTCAACAACGCCGCCTCGGGCAGGGGGCGGGGGTCCCGGGCTCCGGCCTCTTGTCTCGCGGCAAGCCTCCTGAGCCCTCCCGCCTCTCCTTGCAGGACGCGGCATGGCGCTCTTCTCCCAGTGCCTGGAGCCGGTGGGCTTCCTGCAGTCGCTGCGCTCGCTGGCCCTGGGGGTCGTGTCCCACCTGCAAGGCTCGGCCACCGCCGAAGAGCTGGCTTTCGTGCGCAGGGAGGTGGAGCTGCTGGAGCGCGAGCTGGCGACGGGCCCGGGGCTGCTGGAGGACGGCGGGCTGGACGCCTGTGAGGACTGCGTGGCCGCCGCCTTCGGTCACCTGTGCCTGGCGGTGCGGGCGGCGGCCCCCGCCGCGCAGCTGGAGACCGAGCTCTTTGTGCAAGGCTGCGAGCGGGAGAAGCTGGAGCGCCGCCTGCTGGTCCTGTGGCGCCGCCTGCAGGGCAACGCCGTGCTCACTCTGCAGCGCCCCCTGCTGGAGCAGGCCGTGCAGCGCCACCGCCCGCGCCGCCCGCAGATGGCGCTCTTCTGCCAGAAGCTGAACGCCGTGCTGGGCGCCGGGCTGCTGTGCCTGCTGTGCCAGGCGGGGCTGGCCAAGCGTGACCCGGCGCTGCTGCTGGGCGTCTGGGACCAGCGCGTGGCTGCACTGCACAAGCGCATGAAGGAGGCACTGGCCCAGTGCAAGGGCTACTTCCACCAGCAGGCCCAGGAGGACGTGGAGCGCGCCCTAGAGCAGGCCCTAGAGCAGGCGGCGCCCCCCGACCCGGCCCAGCTGGCCACCTTGCTCCTGCGTCAGCTGGAGCAGAACTACGATTGGCTCTGCTGGGCTGTGATAGCCTGGCGGGCGGAGGGCAAGGCGGAGGGCGAGACAGGTAGCGGGGAGGTGCTGGCCCAGGGCAGCTTTGTGACGGCGCAGGCCGCTGCGGGGCTCCACCTGGTGGCCTGCTACCGGGAGAGCCCCTCGGCCCTGGACAGGGCTCGCACCAACCAGCTCATTGGTGAGCTGGAGTGGAAGCTGCCCAACCCGCCGCCTGAGGTCTACGCCAGTTTGGAAGCCGAGCCGGGCCGAGCCCGTGGCTACCTGGCCCGCCGCATGCTGCAGAAGCTGGCCGAAGGGCTGGGGCCTGACGTCACCCTCCTGGTAGTGCCAGGGAAGTTGGAAATGAAGAGCAGCTTCCCGCTGGCCGCCAGCTTCCTGCACGAGTACCACCACCGCCTGGCCTCGGGCACCGTCTGCATTTTCGCCTAAGCCCACGAAGCCAGCGGGCTTCCGCAGTCCCAGCTGACAAACGGCTGAGTCAAACAGCTCGCAATAAAAACCTCTTCTACCGAACCGGACTCATTTTGCCCTTCCTGCACCCTCGTCCCCTCTGAGCCAATGACATCTGTGCCCGGGGGAGGGAGGGCCTTCGGTGCCATCTTGGTCAAGCCCCACACTTCTGGTCTGCAGCGCTCCCTGCCGAGAGgccgccacacacacacaaacacaaaccgtacacaaaaacaaacaaagcagCATTGACACCATGGCTGAGACATGATTTATTGAGGGTTGTGTCCAGGGTGATGCCCTCCCCAGGGAAGAGGCTGGGGAGCCCCTGAGGAAGAGCAGTGGAAAAAGACAGCTGCCGTGTTCTGGGCTGGCGCCGGGACGGTAGCAGCACTGAGCTTGGCCACGTCCTGGTACTGGTGGAAGTCAGCCCCCACAAACAGGAAGACCCCCTTGGTGGTGCAGATGGCGCTGTCCACATGGGGATGGGGGAGGAGCCGTGGTGGTCCTGGGCGACGAGGACTCTGCTGCAGGTCAATCGGCTGGAGGTGATttcctgggagggagggaaggagggagggggcatGTGGTCAGAGGGAGCCTTGATCTGGGATGCCAGGCTGGGTGGGGTTGGCCACCAACAGAAACAGTCCTCTTGTCTTCCCCTGACTTTCATGCCTCCCCCTTCCATGTCTCCAAAGCCCCTCCTTCACTCATCTGTTTCCTTTCTGCACAACTTCTTTGCACGCACACACCCATCTAAAATACGGATGGGATCTTGCTCAGCCCCAAGAGTGACTTCCAGGGCTTGCACCTCCCTGTTGCTGCCAGACATTTCCCAAGTGAATGACACGGTTTCAGATCaatatcttggggggggggggtttcttcaCCTGCCTTTTGAGTTAGGACCAGAGCtaaggttgtttttgtttttgtgttccTTCTCTAGCCGATCAGAGGTCTAAGCCACTTGCAACACAGATTGCTTTGGAATTTAAGTGGCATCAGGGCCTAGCTTGACCAAGAAGGGATGTCGTCTTTGGGAGGGATTGCCCACTGAGCCCCCTTATCAAGAAAAGTGACCATCCACCCCCGCTTGGTTGCACACCTTGGATGATGTAGAGCACCGAAGAATAAGGGCAAGTGAAGGCAGCATCTGCTTGGGACACACCCAGCTCTTCCACGAGGGGCCGGGGATAGCCCTCCACCCGGCTGTAGCCGTGCTCAGATCTATAGATGGTAACCTGGGAGTCCTGCAGGGAAGGGGGAGTGAAAGGTCAGCCGCTGAGCCTCAGATGCCCTCCCCCACCCGAGTTGACCTCCGAGACTGGCATCCCCAGGATGCTCTGTTTGCTGCTCCATGCTTTGTTTCCGTTCGGTGGCTCTGGTGGTGACCCACCGCTCACTTGTCCACCCCTAAGGGAGCACCCTGCGATGGGGCAGAGCCCCGGATCTTTTGAAGGATGCCAAAGTCCAGCCTCCCTCGGCAGCTCACCTGGATGAAGTAGAGCTTGTCTGCCCAGCTGAAGGCGGCATCCACCTCCCCCTCCAGCCCTGACCAGGTGTGGTTCAAAAGCCAAGCATGCAGCCCGTCTCGCACAGAGTCCACCCGGAAGTAGTGACCCCCTGAGGAGAGCCGGCAGCAGTTGGAGGCCCCACCAGGATGACACACTCCAGCCCAACCCTCCCCTGGAAGTGGAGACAGGCCACCTCATGCCCTCTGGCTGGGCCGCACAGCACCTGGACCAGGGGAGTCCCCTTAACTCACAGTCAGCTTCACTTAGAGCTAACTCAGGGCCATAGCCCAAATTCACCCACCTCCTCCACTACATTCCCTGGTTGAGCTGCCCTTTGCAGCACACAACATTTCCCCTGCCTGCCACCACCACCATCCTGCTTGCTTACCGCGAAAGGCATAGATGCGCCCAGGATCATCAGACGAGAAAGCCGGGAAAGGACGCCCACTGCAGGCGTTGAGGATGCCCCAGAGCGTGGCGTTCCTCTGGGACTCCCTCCCGTGGCCTATCGGGGTGCAGGGCAAGGCAGTGAGACAGATGCCACCATTTGGATCCCAGCCAGGAAGAGCAACAGCACCACTACCCCGCCTCCTTCAGGAACCAGGACTGAGCCCCACAACTTTGCCCACCCCGGCACCAAAGTTTTCCTGTGTCCCTCTTGCAGGCCAGGCGCCTGTCCTGGGCTCAGCTGCATCTTTctcagcagccatgaggtgacctACCTCTGCCAGGGCAGCGCATGAAGTAGTCCCGGGCATCCCGCGGGTAGTGGGATGGCACACTGCCCCGCAGTGGATCAAAGCGCAAGAAGCGGATGCCTTGGAAGCAGTAGTAGCGCTCCAGCCAGCGTACGGCTGCAGTGCAGTTGGAGATGGCCGGCCAGGCACGCAGCTTCACTGCCTTTGTCCGCAGGTCATAGGTGAATGCCTTCGGGCCTGCAGGGAAATGGTAGGTGGGTCAGTGCAGGAGGCCAAGATGGTggcccggggggtgggggttgcaGCCGCCGCCAGAGTGAAGGAGCAAACGGCTTCCTCCATCGGGCAAGACACAGAGACCTGCCTTGGGCCCTCGAGCGAGGGAGCCTTTCTTACCCTTGAAGAACACAATGGTTTCAGACGGGCATTCCTTCGGATGGCATTCCACGGCTGCGTCCAGGTCGGCTGGGATGCCCGGGAACTCCTGCTCAATCAGCTTGGGGTAGCCATGTCTCAGCCTCCCTTCATGGTACACCCAGACTCTCTTGCCCTGCAAGGGGATGCAAGACTGCCATTTTGCACAGACTCCTCAACCACCCGTCCATGCCTCTGGACGCACCTCTGCCCAAgctagccagcccctccctgtCACAGCCTGGCAGCCCCTGGTGGCTCCAGCTGCCCCTCCGAAGGTCGGCTGCAAGTCAGCAGTACCTGGAAGAGCAAAACATTGTCGTGAAGACTGTCTGGGTGGTCGTGGTAGTGGATTCGCAGGGCTGCGTCAACGGGGCCTTGGATTTCAGGCCAGGAGTCCTCTATGGGCTCCGCAGCACCGGTGAAGCCCTTCCAGACCGAAGAGCCTTTGAAGAAGACCATGGTGCCCATCTCGTCTAGCGTGACGGCGTCAAAGCCCTCCTCATCAGCACAGCGCTGTATTAACTCTGGGCAGAATAGTGGAGGTAGCAGTCAGTGACACCCCCACCCTGCAGTGATGGTCCCCTCAGCAGGAGCCTCTGTTCTGCAGAGGAGGATCATTTCCACAGcagccccatccccaccccccatctGCAGGCCTGGGAGACTCCTCTGGCTGAGGGTGAAAGTCAGAGGGACCGAAGTTCTGTCCTCCCAGCCAGAGTTCTTCTGGCCGTTCCTTAGTGTTCCCCTGGCTGAAGACTTCAGAGTGGGTCCAATGGGCTCCCCAGGAAAAAATTCTGCCCTTCCCACACCCctcagggaaggggaaggagatttGGGGGGAGCAGACTTTCCCAGATGGGATCCCAGCAAAGAGCAGCTTGCAGGCTCTGCTTCTGCCCAGAGGGCAGCCCACTTACCAGTGCTGTTGGCTGGAGGCTCCGAGCCCAGGTGATGCCAGATGCCGATTGTCTTGTTGCCATGGCCGCCGTGTCCCCTGCCagagaaatcccccccccccgttagcGTTGGCCTTTCAGGGCACCCCCTTTCACAATCCAAGGGCCAAAAAGGATCCCCAGTCAGATCCTGGTTCAAGGCTCCTATTACAAGTCCCATCATTCAGAGAAAATGGACGGCCCCCTGAGCACCAAGGCTCTTCCAAGGACTGTGCTTGTCCCCTCCTCCCCATGCCCTCCCCCTGGTCCACAGCCACTCACAAGGGGTGGGTGCCCACTAGCGCCAGGGCCCAGCTGAGGCAGAGAGCTGCAGAGAGGCCACCCATGTTGCTGCACTGCCAGGCCACCCCTGCTGCCTGGCTTCTTATATCAGGGCAGCTGGATGTTTCCCAACTGGGGAAAGCACCCAGCGCGTTGCTTAAGCCGGGCCACCCCTTTAACCCCTTGCACCCTGTCATGGCTGCTCTTCCCTAGAGGGCagtacagccccccccccaagcacacACCTTCCCCCCACTCCAGGCTAAACAGCTGAGTTGGATCTGGTGCTAAAATCAATGCCACACCCCCAGAAGTCAGTTCCCACCACCAGCACCAGAAAAAGATCAACCGGACTGCTGGGAATCTCTCAATGGCCTGGGTGAAGTTGAGCCACTCCCGCTCCTGCCCCCATCCTGAGACACCCCAGTGCTACTACAGAAGCAGATGCAGAACCTTGGGGGGAGGCAGCTGTGGGGGAGGCCCAGGGGTTTCTTTGGGCTCAGCAGGCCCATTGAGTGGGAGATCTGAAACGGGGAAAGACGCTCGCCTGCTCCCTTCCCCAGCTGGCCCCGAGCAAGAGCCGGATGGACAGGCTCTGCGTATCTGCTCTGTGTACTCAGTGGACAAGAGCCCAGGCTCAGGAATGCAcctcctgcccctcccacctcccTTGCTTCTCTATCAAGCTGTCTGCCGAGCTGAAGGCTTCCAGaaagtgacacacacacccctccgcaCCTCTCCAGGATCTCTGGATGGCAAGCCCTCCCTGGAAGGGGGTTATTTGGCTGTCTGCTCCAAGCAGGGAACAATCCAGGCCCAAAGCAGCCGTATGGCCAAAACCTTGCAAGTCTTCCCTTCAATGGGAGCGAAACCAGAAATCTAGctctccagcctcttcttaaaaacgtccagtgatggagcactcctaacctctggtggcaagccattccactgcttgattgttcccactgtcaggaaattcccacTTCCTTCTCGGTTGGGTctgtctttaatgatcttccacttgtaacttcttgtcctgccctagagtgctttggagaacaagacAAGAAGTACTGGATGAAAGCTTACCAAATTTAAGGGGACTCCTTAGTTACAGGCAAAATGATGACCTCCAACATTACAAACAGCCCCACTCTCAGAGCCCTGGAGGTGATGTCTTTATTACGATAGCTAACTACTTTGTCAGCAATCATCCTATCAAGGCATGAAACGGGTCCCACAAGGGTTTTCAGAATCATTACAAACTGGCTTGAAGGAAGATGGCAAAGCTATCAAACCTGCGGAGGAGACACGCTTGGGTGGGAAACCCAACAGCCTACAAGACGGAAATAAAAGCCAAAGAAGTGAAAACGACGGAATAAAATTTGGCCGAGACAGGCTTGATGGCCCTTGGCTGGAAGAGAAAAGGCTAGGGCAGAACTCTAGGATGGGCATCTTAGGCTCAATAATAATtatctgcaaaaagaaaaaatctgCAGAAAAGTGGAACGCAGTTTGGTGCTGCATCCACATAACCAGattccctttcttgccacacttgtaaagcgaatcactgcaattgttaatcacatggttgttaagtgaatctggtttccccattgactttgctggtcagacagttgcaaaaggggattacgtgaCCCTGGGAaattgtgaccgtcataaataggagtcagtttccaagtgtttgaattttgatcatgtgacagtggagatgctgcaatggtcatcagtgtgaaaaagtcaagtcatgtttttcaatgccactgtaactttggacggtcattaaatgaactgttttaagcggCGAACTACCTAAAATCGGAGTGTGCTGCTCTGTGATGTTCTTGGGCACTTATAACTTCTCTGCAGCAACTTTTCTAAAGcatctggggggggaggggagtacaTCCAAGGACCACCCTCCACTGCATTAATGAGGATTCCCCCCTAATTGTTGCAGTTTTAAACGCACTGTGAAACGTTTGTTGTATTTAGAAAAATGGGCAAAGACCCACCACACAAACGCTGGAGATCCCAAAGCTGCAGATTTAGAGGGGTATTAAAGttcagtgcattttttttttattgaaaaagttttaaaacaacaattaaatttttccccctcccccaccttcccccctccctccaaaaccccctccctc encodes the following:
- the LOC131199596 gene encoding uncharacterized protein LOC131199596 isoform X1, which encodes MSTACLKGWDSSCLHLPAPAKPPTGRKPGRGMALFSQCLEPVGFLQSLRSLALGVVSHLQGSATAEELAFVRREVELLERELATGPGLLEDGGLDACEDCVAAAFGHLCLAVRAAAPAAQLETELFVQGCEREKLERRLLVLWRRLQGNAVLTLQRPLLEQAVQRHRPRRPQMALFCQKLNAVLGAGLLCLLCQAGLAKRDPALLLGVWDQRVAALHKRMKEALAQCKGYFHQQAQEDVERALEQALEQAAPPDPAQLATLLLRQLEQNYDWLCWAVIAWRAEGKAEGETGSGEVLAQGSFVTAQAAAGLHLVACYRESPSALDRARTNQLIGELEWKLPNPPPEVYASLEAEPGRARGYLARRMLQKLAEGLGPDVTLLVVPGKLEMKSSFPLAASFLHEYHHRLASGTVCIFA
- the LOC131199596 gene encoding uncharacterized protein LOC131199596 isoform X2, with product MALFSQCLEPVGFLQSLRSLALGVVSHLQGSATAEELAFVRREVELLERELATGPGLLEDGGLDACEDCVAAAFGHLCLAVRAAAPAAQLETELFVQGCEREKLERRLLVLWRRLQGNAVLTLQRPLLEQAVQRHRPRRPQMALFCQKLNAVLGAGLLCLLCQAGLAKRDPALLLGVWDQRVAALHKRMKEALAQCKGYFHQQAQEDVERALEQALEQAAPPDPAQLATLLLRQLEQNYDWLCWAVIAWRAEGKAEGETGSGEVLAQGSFVTAQAAAGLHLVACYRESPSALDRARTNQLIGELEWKLPNPPPEVYASLEAEPGRARGYLARRMLQKLAEGLGPDVTLLVVPGKLEMKSSFPLAASFLHEYHHRLASGTVCIFA
- the HPX gene encoding hemopexin isoform X2; translated protein: MGLLSPKKPLGLPHSCLPPRGHGGHGNKTIGIWHHLGSEPPANSTELIQRCADEEGFDAVTLDEMGTMVFFKGSSVWKGFTGAAEPIEDSWPEIQGPVDAALRIHYHDHPDSLHDNVLLFQGKRVWVYHEGRLRHGYPKLIEQEFPGIPADLDAAVECHPKECPSETIVFFKGPKAFTYDLRTKAVKLRAWPAISNCTAAVRWLERYYCFQGIRFLRFDPLRGSVPSHYPRDARDYFMRCPGRGHGRESQRNATLWGILNACSGRPFPAFSSDDPGRIYAFRGGHYFRVDSVRDGLHAWLLNHTWSGLEGEVDAAFSWADKLYFIQDSQVTIYRSEHGYSRVEGYPRPLVEELGVSQADAAFTCPYSSVLYIIQGNHLQPIDLQQSPRRPGPPRLLPHPHVDSAICTTKGVFLFVGADFHQYQDVAKLSAATVPAPAQNTAAVFFHCSSSGAPQPLPWGGHHPGHNPQ
- the HPX gene encoding hemopexin isoform X3, which produces MACHQRGHGGHGNKTIGIWHHLGSEPPANSTELIQRCADEEGFDAVTLDEMGTMVFFKGSSVWKGFTGAAEPIEDSWPEIQGPVDAALRIHYHDHPDSLHDNVLLFQGKRVWVYHEGRLRHGYPKLIEQEFPGIPADLDAAVECHPKECPSETIVFFKGPKAFTYDLRTKAVKLRAWPAISNCTAAVRWLERYYCFQGIRFLRFDPLRGSVPSHYPRDARDYFMRCPGRGHGRESQRNATLWGILNACSGRPFPAFSSDDPGRIYAFRGGHYFRVDSVRDGLHAWLLNHTWSGLEGEVDAAFSWADKLYFIQDSQVTIYRSEHGYSRVEGYPRPLVEELGVSQADAAFTCPYSSVLYIIQGNHLQPIDLQQSPRRPGPPRLLPHPHVDSAICTTKGVFLFVGADFHQYQDVAKLSAATVPAPAQNTAAVFFHCSSSGAPQPLPWGGHHPGHNPQ
- the HPX gene encoding hemopexin isoform X1, translated to MGGLSAALCLSWALALVGTHPLGHGGHGNKTIGIWHHLGSEPPANSTELIQRCADEEGFDAVTLDEMGTMVFFKGSSVWKGFTGAAEPIEDSWPEIQGPVDAALRIHYHDHPDSLHDNVLLFQGKRVWVYHEGRLRHGYPKLIEQEFPGIPADLDAAVECHPKECPSETIVFFKGPKAFTYDLRTKAVKLRAWPAISNCTAAVRWLERYYCFQGIRFLRFDPLRGSVPSHYPRDARDYFMRCPGRGHGRESQRNATLWGILNACSGRPFPAFSSDDPGRIYAFRGGHYFRVDSVRDGLHAWLLNHTWSGLEGEVDAAFSWADKLYFIQDSQVTIYRSEHGYSRVEGYPRPLVEELGVSQADAAFTCPYSSVLYIIQGNHLQPIDLQQSPRRPGPPRLLPHPHVDSAICTTKGVFLFVGADFHQYQDVAKLSAATVPAPAQNTAAVFFHCSSSGAPQPLPWGGHHPGHNPQ